In Prunus dulcis chromosome 2, ALMONDv2, whole genome shotgun sequence, a single genomic region encodes these proteins:
- the LOC117617041 gene encoding protein IN2-1 homolog B-like → MAILNVSLRGTAASTSSSSLPSWPHLSNSVPFSLSKKPVIAKFPNTTILSPPKLRLQASFGKKTRASLSATMATGGQEVLPPALTSTSDPPPLFDGKTRLYISYHCPYAQRAWISRNCKGLEENIQLVPIDLQDRPAWYKEKVYPPNKVPSLEHNNEVKGESLDLIRYIDSHFEGPSLFPDDPAKREFAEELLSYTDSFNKSVFASFKEDGTKAAGAAFDYLETALSKFEDGPFFLGTFSLVDIAYAPFLERFQPFSLEVKKYDITAGRPKLAAWFEEMNKNLAYKKTRRDPKELVESYKRRFLAQK, encoded by the exons ATGGCTATTTTGAACGTGAGTTTGAGAGGCACTGCTGCTTCTACTTCATCATCCTCTCTGCCCTCTTGGCCACACCTGTCAAATTCagtccctttctctctctctaagaaACCAGTGATAGCCAAATTTCCAAACACCACCATACTATCTCCTCCTAAGCTTCGACTTCAAGCTTCTTTTGGAAAGAAAACCAGAGCTTCACTCTCTGCAACTATGGCAACTGG TGGGCAAGAGGTTCTGCCACCAGCTCTCACTTCTACCTCAGACCCACCTCCGCTCTTCGATGGGAAAACAAG GTTGTATATATCTTACCATTGCCCATATGCACAGCGTGCGTGGATTTCCCGGAACTGTAAG GGACTGGAGGAAAATATACAATTGGTTCCTATCGATCTGCAAGACAGGCCTGCTTGGTACAAGGAGAAAGTCTACCCACCTAACAAG GTGCCGTCACTGGAACACAATAACGAAGTCAAAGGAGAGAGTCTTGATTTGATTAGATATATTGACAGTCACTTTGAAGGGCCTTCACTGTTCCCTGAT GATCCTGCAAAGAGAGAATTTGCAGAAGAGTTGCTGTCCTACACAGACTCCTTCAATAAATCTGTGTTTGCTTCATTTAAAGAGGACGGAACCAAGGCAGCTG GTGCTGCATTTGACTATCTTGAAACTGCTCTTTCCAAATTTGAAGATGGACCTTTCTTTCTTGGCACTTTCAGTCTG GTGGATATAGCTTATGCTCCATTCCTTGAAAGATTTCAGCCTTTCTCACTGGAAGTGAAGAAGTATGACATCACTGCAGGCAGGCCTAAACTGGCAGCATGGTTTGAG GAGATGAACAAAAATTTAGCTTACAAAAAAACCCGGCGTGATCCCAAAGAGCTCGTTGAAAGCTACAAGAGACGCTTTTTG Gcacaaaaatga
- the LOC117617039 gene encoding probable protein phosphatase 2C 38 isoform X2, translating to MVSTTLMKLVAPCWKPSVEGENSNNRGGDVSGRLDGLLWHKDSGHHVNGDFSMAVIQANNLLEDHSQLESGPLSSLESGPHGTFVGIYDGHGGPEASRFLNEHLFNNFKKFTSENQGMSADVITKAFLATEEEFLSLVKKQWIIKPLLASVGSCCLVGVVCSGLLYIANAGDSRVVLGRLEKTVKQVKAVQLSIEHNASIESVREELRSLHPDDPQIVVLKHKVWRVKGLIQVSRSIGDAYLKRQEFNKEPLLAKFRLSEPFHKPILKAEPTILVQKLYPEDQFLVFASDGLWEQLSSQEAVDIVQNYPRNGIARKLVKAALHEAAKKREMRYSDLKKIDRGVRRHFHDDITVVVLFLDSHLVSRSHWHGPLLSVKGSGGVPAST from the exons ATGGTATCAACTACGCTAATGAAGCTTGTGGCACCGTGTTGGAAACCTTCTGTTGAGGGTGAAAATTCTAATAATAGAGGCGGGGACGTGAGTGGTCGGCTTGATGGTTTGTTGTGGCACAAAGATTCAGGACACCATGTTAACGGGGATTTCTCAATGGCggtaattcaagcaaacaATTTGTTGGAAGACCATAGCCAACTTGAATCAGGGCCACTGAGCTCGCTCGAATCAGGTCCTCATGGAACATTTGTTGGAATTTATGATGGACATGGAGGTCCAGAAGCATCCCGGTTTTTAAATGAGCACTTGTTCAACAATTTTAAGA AATTCACATCAGAGAATCAGGGTATGTCCGCTGATGTTATCACCAAAGCATTTTTGGCAACTGAAGAGGAATTCCTCTCTCTAGTAAAGAAGCAGTGGATAATTAAGCCACTGCTTGCTTCTGTTGGTTCATGTTGTTTGGTAGGCGTAGTATGTAGTGGGCTGCTATACATAGCAAATGCGGGAGATTCTCGGGTGGTTTTAGGAAGACTGGAAAAGACCGTTAAACAGGTAAAAGCTGTTCAGTTATCAATCGAACACAATGCAAGTATAGAATCTGTGAGAGAGGAACTGCGCTCGTTGCATCCCGATGATCCACAGATTGTGGTACTAAAGCACAAGGTGTGGCGCGTGAAGGGTTTGATACAg GTTTCAAGGTCCATTGGCGATGCCTACCTGAAGCGGCAAGAATTTAACAAAGAACCTCTATTGGCAAAGTTTAGACTATCAGAACCCTTCCACAAGCCGATCCTTAAAGCTGAGCCAACAATATTAGTCCAAAAACTCTACCCTGAAGATCAGTTTCTCGTATTTGCATCAGATGGCCTATGGGAGCAGTTAAGCAGTCAAGAGGCAGTTGACATTGTCCAGAACTATCCGCGTAAT GGTATTGCAAGGAAACTTGTCAAAGCTGCGCTTCACGAAGCAGCcaagaagagagaaatgagaTACTCCGACTTAAAAAAGATCGACCGAGGGGTGAGGAGACATTTTCATGATGATATCACAGTGGTAGTGCTGTTCCTAGATTCGCATCTGGTCAGTCGTAGCCACTGGCATGGGCCTCTGCTTTCAGTTAAGGGAAGTGGCGGTGTCCCTGCCAGCACCTAG
- the LOC117617039 gene encoding probable protein phosphatase 2C 38 isoform X1 → MVSTTLMKLVAPCWKPSVEGENSNNRGGDVSGRLDGLLWHKDSGHHVNGDFSMAVIQANNLLEDHSQLESGPLSSLESGPHGTFVGIYDGHGGPEASRFLNEHLFNNFKTIHGAEFTSENQGMSADVITKAFLATEEEFLSLVKKQWIIKPLLASVGSCCLVGVVCSGLLYIANAGDSRVVLGRLEKTVKQVKAVQLSIEHNASIESVREELRSLHPDDPQIVVLKHKVWRVKGLIQVSRSIGDAYLKRQEFNKEPLLAKFRLSEPFHKPILKAEPTILVQKLYPEDQFLVFASDGLWEQLSSQEAVDIVQNYPRNGIARKLVKAALHEAAKKREMRYSDLKKIDRGVRRHFHDDITVVVLFLDSHLVSRSHWHGPLLSVKGSGGVPAST, encoded by the exons ATGGTATCAACTACGCTAATGAAGCTTGTGGCACCGTGTTGGAAACCTTCTGTTGAGGGTGAAAATTCTAATAATAGAGGCGGGGACGTGAGTGGTCGGCTTGATGGTTTGTTGTGGCACAAAGATTCAGGACACCATGTTAACGGGGATTTCTCAATGGCggtaattcaagcaaacaATTTGTTGGAAGACCATAGCCAACTTGAATCAGGGCCACTGAGCTCGCTCGAATCAGGTCCTCATGGAACATTTGTTGGAATTTATGATGGACATGGAGGTCCAGAAGCATCCCGGTTTTTAAATGAGCACTTGTTCAACAATTTTAAGA CTATTCATGGTGCAGAATTCACATCAGAGAATCAGGGTATGTCCGCTGATGTTATCACCAAAGCATTTTTGGCAACTGAAGAGGAATTCCTCTCTCTAGTAAAGAAGCAGTGGATAATTAAGCCACTGCTTGCTTCTGTTGGTTCATGTTGTTTGGTAGGCGTAGTATGTAGTGGGCTGCTATACATAGCAAATGCGGGAGATTCTCGGGTGGTTTTAGGAAGACTGGAAAAGACCGTTAAACAGGTAAAAGCTGTTCAGTTATCAATCGAACACAATGCAAGTATAGAATCTGTGAGAGAGGAACTGCGCTCGTTGCATCCCGATGATCCACAGATTGTGGTACTAAAGCACAAGGTGTGGCGCGTGAAGGGTTTGATACAg GTTTCAAGGTCCATTGGCGATGCCTACCTGAAGCGGCAAGAATTTAACAAAGAACCTCTATTGGCAAAGTTTAGACTATCAGAACCCTTCCACAAGCCGATCCTTAAAGCTGAGCCAACAATATTAGTCCAAAAACTCTACCCTGAAGATCAGTTTCTCGTATTTGCATCAGATGGCCTATGGGAGCAGTTAAGCAGTCAAGAGGCAGTTGACATTGTCCAGAACTATCCGCGTAAT GGTATTGCAAGGAAACTTGTCAAAGCTGCGCTTCACGAAGCAGCcaagaagagagaaatgagaTACTCCGACTTAAAAAAGATCGACCGAGGGGTGAGGAGACATTTTCATGATGATATCACAGTGGTAGTGCTGTTCCTAGATTCGCATCTGGTCAGTCGTAGCCACTGGCATGGGCCTCTGCTTTCAGTTAAGGGAAGTGGCGGTGTCCCTGCCAGCACCTAG
- the LOC117617747 gene encoding deaminated glutathione amidase, chloroplastic/cytosolic isoform X1, translating to MPFCLSLPNSRISPLLRHAPPIRCQSARVIIAGESNMAANSLRVAAAQMTSINDLAANFATCSRLVKEAAAAGAKLICFPESFSFIGAKDGDSLKIAQPLDGPILQQYCSLARINCRESGIWLSLGGFQEKGSDDEHLFNTHVVVDDAGNIRSTYRKIHLFDVDIPGGRAYNEGSFTEPGKNVVAADSPVGRLGLTVCYDLRFPELYQQLRFQHEAQVLLVPAAFTKVTGLAHWEILLRARAIETQCYVIAAAQAGQHNDKRESHGETLIIDPWGTVVGRLPDRLSTGIAIADIDLSLIDSVREKMPIAKHRKPVEFWKSASL from the exons ATGCCGTTTTGTCTGTCCTTACCTAACTCTCGTATCAGTCCACTCCTACGACACGCCCCTCCGATTCGTTGCCAGTCCGCACGCGTCATCATCGCCGGCGAGTCAAACATGGCCGCCAACTCACTCCGAGTCGCCGCCGCTCAGATGACCTCTATCAATGACCTCGCCGCCAACTTCGCCACCTGCTCTCGCCTCGTCAAA GAAGCAGCTGCCGCTGGAGCAAAATTGATATGCTTTCCAGAAAGCTTCTCTTTTATTGGTGCCAAAGATGGGGATAGTCTCAAAATAGCACAACCTTTGGACGGTCCAATTTTGCAACAGTACTGCTCTCTAGCAAG AATTAATTGCAGAGAATCTGGGATTTGGTTGTCTCTTGGAGGGTTCCAAGAAAAGGGGTCTGATGATGAACATTTGTTTAACACCCATGTTGTGGTTGATGATGCTGGGAACATCAGAAGCACATACAGAAAGATTCACTT gtTTGATGTGGATATTCCTGGTGGAAGGGCATACAACGAAGGCAGCTTCACAGAACCAG GGAAGAATGTTGTTGCAGCAGATAGCCCGGTTGGACGCTTGGGTTTGACAGTTTGCTATGACCTGAGATTCCCAGAGCTTTACCAGCAGCTCAGGTTCCAACATGAGGCACAG GTTCTGTTGGTCCCTGCAGCCTTCACAAAAGTAACTGGGCTGGCGCACTGGGAGATTCTTCTTCGTGCTCGTGCAATTGAAACTCAATGCTAC GTCATAGCTGCAGCACAAGCTGGACAACATAATGATAAAAGAGAAAGCCACGGCGAAACTTTAATTATTGATCCATGGGGAACAGTTGTTGGCAGACTGCCTG ATCGACTGTCAACAGGGATTGCTATAGCTGATATTGATCTCTCCTTGATCGATTCAGTGAGAGAAAAGATGCCAATTGCCAAG CACCGGAAGCCTGTTGAGTTCTGGAAATCTGCATCTCTATGA
- the LOC117617747 gene encoding deaminated glutathione amidase, chloroplastic/cytosolic isoform X2, which translates to MPFCLSLPNSRISPLLRHAPPIRCQSARVIIAGESNMAANSLRVAAAQMTSINDLAANFATCSRLVKEAAAAGAKLICFPESFSFIGAKDGDSLKIAQPLDGPILQQYCSLARESGIWLSLGGFQEKGSDDEHLFNTHVVVDDAGNIRSTYRKIHLFDVDIPGGRAYNEGSFTEPGKNVVAADSPVGRLGLTVCYDLRFPELYQQLRFQHEAQVLLVPAAFTKVTGLAHWEILLRARAIETQCYVIAAAQAGQHNDKRESHGETLIIDPWGTVVGRLPDRLSTGIAIADIDLSLIDSVREKMPIAKHRKPVEFWKSASL; encoded by the exons ATGCCGTTTTGTCTGTCCTTACCTAACTCTCGTATCAGTCCACTCCTACGACACGCCCCTCCGATTCGTTGCCAGTCCGCACGCGTCATCATCGCCGGCGAGTCAAACATGGCCGCCAACTCACTCCGAGTCGCCGCCGCTCAGATGACCTCTATCAATGACCTCGCCGCCAACTTCGCCACCTGCTCTCGCCTCGTCAAA GAAGCAGCTGCCGCTGGAGCAAAATTGATATGCTTTCCAGAAAGCTTCTCTTTTATTGGTGCCAAAGATGGGGATAGTCTCAAAATAGCACAACCTTTGGACGGTCCAATTTTGCAACAGTACTGCTCTCTAGCAAG AGAATCTGGGATTTGGTTGTCTCTTGGAGGGTTCCAAGAAAAGGGGTCTGATGATGAACATTTGTTTAACACCCATGTTGTGGTTGATGATGCTGGGAACATCAGAAGCACATACAGAAAGATTCACTT gtTTGATGTGGATATTCCTGGTGGAAGGGCATACAACGAAGGCAGCTTCACAGAACCAG GGAAGAATGTTGTTGCAGCAGATAGCCCGGTTGGACGCTTGGGTTTGACAGTTTGCTATGACCTGAGATTCCCAGAGCTTTACCAGCAGCTCAGGTTCCAACATGAGGCACAG GTTCTGTTGGTCCCTGCAGCCTTCACAAAAGTAACTGGGCTGGCGCACTGGGAGATTCTTCTTCGTGCTCGTGCAATTGAAACTCAATGCTAC GTCATAGCTGCAGCACAAGCTGGACAACATAATGATAAAAGAGAAAGCCACGGCGAAACTTTAATTATTGATCCATGGGGAACAGTTGTTGGCAGACTGCCTG ATCGACTGTCAACAGGGATTGCTATAGCTGATATTGATCTCTCCTTGATCGATTCAGTGAGAGAAAAGATGCCAATTGCCAAG CACCGGAAGCCTGTTGAGTTCTGGAAATCTGCATCTCTATGA
- the LOC117617748 gene encoding embryo-specific protein ATS3A-like, with translation MKRMSILTVFAIFFIISMPINAMQPNNYGFQGSKTNCTYSIEIETTCAQSAGTTDHVSVRFGDSEGNLIIVKHLNNPKLLYAPKGGLRRRGYGGFGRCAKDMFEASGPCMSQWVCSLYLKKVGSDDWRPGRVKVLHQQDGSRVVPVSYVFYFRTFVPENVCNFNHTRNQK, from the exons ATGAAGAGAATGAGCATTTTAACTGTCTTTGcaattttcttcatcatttcTATGCCTATCAATGCAATGCAACCTAACAACTATGGCTTCCAAGGATCCAAAACAAACTGCACCTACTCCATTGAGATTGAGACAACATGTGCACAATCTGCCGGAACCACGGACCACGTCAGTGTCAGATTCGGGGACTCTGAGGGTAACTTGATCATAGTGAAGCATCTGAACAACCCTAAGCTATTGTATGCTCCAAAGGGTGGTTTGAGACGTAGGGGTTATGGTGGGTTTGGACGATGTGCCAAAGACATGTTTGAGGCCAGTGGACCATGCATGAGCCAGTGGGTGTGCTCTCTGTACCTGAAGAAGGTCGGCTCAGACGACTGGCGACCTGGCCGGGTGAAGGTGCTTCATCAACAAGATGGCAGCCGTGTAGTGCCAGTTTCTTATGTGTTCTATTTTAGGACATTTGTTCCAGAAAATGTTTG CAACTTCAATCATACCAGAAACcagaaataa
- the LOC117617746 gene encoding golgin subfamily B member 1 gives MKKLFFFRSSASSNGNNNVSPSTDKQIYWENPSEDGNQVGDMAENSFRSPKGFFSKSRKQVTDIQNSSKSPGLRRSRSLSSAAFLGNEPAQNNFSSSRYQSRSPCSPASSVPHQQCGQSSCCRTLTPERHEAKPFEVPAVQNTHGLERPCSAGSSRIHRDSSGSSSTCSSNISSKVLDRYIDGEQEERGRQKNNSSSRNLCGNGNGGGFRPPRAQFTAPNSPRAHSFREAKSSRFRLSSRDWAENGFGHESPRRLAKNVVERLSQSHGIQPTHEKEFDHDMPVTIEDIYGRSDLVAQKNYHGDDYSSLQKLIYGENCDGLNTDETQEDMDVELERRLKEAEENVMLLSEELEQESFLRDGGYNVQQTVRNLTDQRINLALEVSNLLQLRIAERASAKKELRLAKGELESRTKKLEKEKNELQSALERELDRRSTDWSLKLEKYQLEEQRLRERVRELAEQNVSLQREVSSFNARETESRSVITNSEQQLKGLTTRLGETREENQDLKNNLSDLQEKYRAAEENRVCIHKSFEEKDKECKDLRKSITRLLRTCKEQEKTIDGLREGFGEEFRKNQSLERVDKHISKLQMEQIRLTGVELALRRELESHRLEVDSLRHENIHLLDRLRGSGKENGALTFKLDKEMWTRICCLQNQGLSILNESSQLCSNLLEFAKGKAGQLPESKNGLDGQFFVESEMKVQGLKRGTESLARSLHTMSALLHEKSSLASSKYPSKCINADGCPNDQNPEDDMRYELKAEILLTSLLREKLYSKELEVEQLQAELAAAVRGNDILRCEVQNAMDNLSCVTHKLKDLELQMLKKDENISQLQSDLQASTKELTVTRGILPKISEERDMMWEEVKKYNEKNMLLNSEINMLKKKIETLDEDILLKEGQITILKDTIGNKPFDLLSSPDSMRGFLLQ, from the exons ATGAAGAAGCTCTTCTTTTTCAGATCTTCTGCTTCTAGCAATGGAAACAACAATGTTTCTCCATCAACTGATAAGCAGATATACTGGGAGAACCCATCAGAAGATGGCAATCAAGTTGGTGACATGGCCGAGAATAGTTTCCGAAGCCCTAAGGGATTTTTTTCTAAATCTCGAAAGCAAGTAACTGATATACAGAACTCTAGTAAAAGTCCAGGTCTTAGAAGGAGCCGGTCATTATCATCAGCAGCCTTTCTTGGAAATGAGCCAGCacaaaacaatttttcttcttcaagatATCAAAGTAGATCTCCATGCAGTCCTGCAAGTAGCGTTCCTCATCAACAATGTGGCCAATCATCTTG TTGCAGGACTCTTACTCCGGAGAGGCATGAGGCTAAACCTTTTGAAGTTCCAGCTGTTCAAAATACACATGGACTAGAGAGGCCATGTTCTGCTGGCTCCTCTAGAATTCACCGTGATTCGTCTGGGAGCTCCTCCACTTGCTCTAGTAATATCTCATCCAAAGTTTTGGACCGTTACATTGATGGAGAGCAGGAGGAAAGGGGCAGACAGAAAAACAATTCTTCCTCTAGAAACTTATGTGGGAATGGAAATGGTGGTGGATTCCGTCCTCCGCGAGCTCAGTTTACAGCACCCAATTCACCCAGGGCTCATTCATTTAGAGAGGCTAAAAGTTCTCGTTTTCGTTTGTCATCCAGAGACTGGGCAGAAAATGGATTTGGGCATGAATCTCCCCGGAGACTTGCAAAGAATGTTGTTGAGAGGCTCTCACAGTCTCATGGTATTCAACCAACACATGAAAAGGAGTTTGACCATGATATGCCAGTCACCATCGAGGATATATATGGTAGATCAGATCTGGTTGCCCAGAAAAATTATCATGGGGATGACTACTCAAGCTTGCAGAAACTTATCTATGGAGAAAATTGCGACGGTTTAAACACCGATGAGACTCAAGAAGACATGGATGTGGAATTGGAAAGAAGATTGAAGGAAGCTGAGGAGAATGTCATGCTTCTTTCAGAAGAACTTGAACAGGAAAGCTTTCTTAGAGATGGTGGGTACAATGTTCAGCAAACAGTTAGAAACCTTACTGATCAGAGGATAAACTTGGCACTTGAGGTTTCAAACCTCCTACAGTTGCGCATTGCTGAGAGGGCTTCTGCCAAGAAAGAACTCAGACTGGCAAAGGGAGAACTGGAGTCACGAACCAAAAAActagagaaggagaagaatgAGTTGCAGTCAGCATTGGAGAGGGAACTAGACAGAAGGTCAACTGACTGGTCACTTAAGCTTGAGAAATATCAGTTGGAAGAGCAGAGGCTTCGTGAGCGGGTTAGAGAGCTTGCAGAGCAAAATGTCTCACTTCAAAGAGAAGTTTCTTCCTTTAATGCGAGAGAAACTGAGAGTAGAAGTGTGATAACAAATTCAGAGCAACAGCTTAAGGGCCTCACAACAAGGCTGGGGGAAACGAGAGAGGAGAAtcaagatttaaaaaataatctcTCAGACTTACAGGAGAAGTATAGAGCAGCGGAGGAAAATCGTGTTTGCATCCATAAAAGTTTTGAAGAGAAGGATAAGGAGTGCAAGGATTTGCGGAAGTCTATTACAAGATTATTAAGAACCTGCAAAGAACAAGAGAAGACAATTGATGGCTTGCGTGAAGGTTTTGGTGAGGAATTTAGGAAGAACCAATCATTGGAGAGGGTTGATAAGCATATTTCTAAATTGCAGATGGAGCAGATAAGATTGACAGGAGTAGAGCTGGCCTTGAGAAGGGAGTTGGAATCTCATAGGCTTGAAGTTGATTCTCTTAGGCATGAGAATATACACTTGTTAGACCGGTTGAGAGGCAGTGGGAAAGAAAATGGTGCTTTGACCTTTAAGCTAGATAAGGAGATGTGGACACGGATCTGCTGCTTGCAAAATCAAGGGCTATCGATCCTAAACGAGAGCTCCCAGTTATGTTCAAATTTACTGGAATTTGCCAAAGGGAAAGCAGGCCAACTTCCAGAATCTAAGAATGGTTTAGATGGGCAGTTTTTTGTTGAATCTGAAATGAAAGTTCAGGGCTTAAAGCGTGGAACTGAAAGTTTAGCAAGAAGTTTGCACACCATGTCTGCTTTGCTGCATGAAAAATCCAGTCTGGCCTCTTCAAAATATCCATCTAAGTGCATTAATGCTGATGGGTGTCCAAATGATCAAAATCCAGAG GACGATATGAGATATGAGCTTAAAGCAGAAATTTTACTAACAAGCCTACTAAGAGAAAAGTTGTATTCTAAAGAGCTGGAAGTTGAGCAGTTGCAAGCCGAACTTGCAGCAGCTGTAAGAGGAAATGATATTCTCCGATGTGAAGTTCAAAATGCAATGGACAACCTTTCCTGTGTCACCCACAAGTTGAAGGACCTTGAACTGCAG ATGCTTAAGAAGGATGAGAACATAAGCCAGCTTCAAAGTGACCTCCAGGCATCTACGAAAGAATTAACAGTTACGAGGGGGATACTGCCAAAAATTTCAGAGGAGAGAGATATGATGTGGGAGGAGGTGAAGAAATACAACGAGAAGAACATGTTACTGAACTCAGAGATTAATAtgttaaagaagaagattgaaACCCTCGATGAAGACATACTTCTAAAGGAAGGTCAGATCACAATCCTCAAAGATACCATAGGGAACAAGCCTTTTGACCTTCTATCCAGTCCCGATTCTATGCGAGGTTTTTTGCTTCAATAA
- the LOC117618814 gene encoding protein MAEA homolog, whose protein sequence is MEMDSLPNGSATSPGPSPGPTAAAVPSSKLSHLSESLKLEHQFLRVPFEHYKKTIRANHRVVEREMSAVINGVSEAADRDDMSSDDAVNHLSSLVSRLQGLKRKLEEGSRTEHLQAQRCRARLDHLESADVESLSDWNNTRLNRILVDYMLRMSYYDTAAKLAESRNIQDLVDIDVFQEAKKVIEALQNKEVGPALAWCAENKSRLKKSKSKFEFQLRLQEFIELVRAENNLRAITYAQKYLAPWGTTHMKELQRVFVTVAYKSTTECATYKVLFEPKQWDFLVDQFKQEFCKLYGMTLEPLLNIYLQAGLSALKTPYCYDDDCTKEDPLSQEGFRKLAQPLPYSKQHHSKLVCYITKELMDTENPPQVLPNGYVYSSKALEEMARKNDGKITCPRTGLVCNYTDLVKAYIS, encoded by the exons ATGGAGATGGATTCGCTTCCCAACGGCTCCGCCACGTCACCGGGCCCAAGCCCAGGCCCGACCGCTGCGGCTGTTCCGTCATCGAAGCTGAGCCACCTGTCGGAGTCCCTGAAGCTCGAGCACCAGTTCCTCAGAGTCCCCTTCGAGCACTACAAGAAGACGATCCGAGCGAACCACCGCGTTGTCGAGAGGGAGATGTCCGCCGTTATTAACGGCGTCTCCGAAGCCGCCGACCGCGATGACATGTCTTCTGACGACGCCGTTAATCATCTTAGTTCTCTTGTCTCTAGGTTGCAAGGGCTCAAACGAAAG TTGGAGGAAGGGAGTAGGACAGAGCACTTGCAGGCGCAAAGGTGCCGGGCTCGGCTTGACCATTTAGAATCGGCAGATGTGGAGAGTTTGTCTGATTGGAATAACACACGCTTGAATCGGATCCTAGTGGACTACATGTTGCGGATGTCTTATTATGACACTGCAGCAAAACTGGCGGAAAGCAGAAATATTCAG GATCTTGTTGATATTGATGTATTCCAAGAAGCAAAAAAGGTTATAGAAGCTCTTCAGAATAAGGAGGTAGGTCCTGCCCTAGCCTGGTGTGCTGAGAACAAGTCAAGGTTGAAGAAATCCAAG AGCAAATTCGAGTTTCAGCTGCGACTTCAAGAGTTTATAGAGTTGGTTCGAGCTGAAAATAACTTGCGAGCTATCACATATGCTCAGAAATACCTTGCACCATGGGGAACTACTCACATGAAAGAATTGCAGCGGGTCTTTGTAACAGTAGCTTATAAGAGTACTACTGAATGTGCTACATACAAG GTGTTATTTGAGCCGAAGCAATGGGACTTCCTGGTTGACCAATTCAAACAGGAATTTTGCAAGTTATATGGCATGACTCTTGAGCCTTTGCTGAATATTTATCTGCAAGCAGGCCTGTCTGCTCTGAAAACCCC ATACTGTTACGACGATGATTGCACCAAGGAGGATCCACTATCACAGGAGGGTTTCCGGAAACTAGCCCAGCCATTACCGTATTCTAAGCAGCATCACTCGAAGCTTGTTTGCTACATAACTAAGGAACTAATGGACACAGAGAACCCACCACAAGTCTTGCCCAATGGCTATGTCTACAGCTCTAAG GCTCTTGAAGAAATGGCCAGGAAAAATGACGGTAAGATTACTTGTCCAAGGACAGGTTTGGTCTGCAATTACACAGATCTGGTGAAGGCATATATATCATAA